A genomic region of Desulfomonilaceae bacterium contains the following coding sequences:
- a CDS encoding HD domain-containing phosphohydrolase, whose protein sequence is MHRDINVNLLNLVLSLSDALDLAGPEISQHQIRTAFIVWELGRTANMRSELLEQLFISALFHDIGALSPDEKIAIHKDKVADLEAHCIRGQRLLEIVPMFRPCAGIVRFHHRVWPDWDKPIETDLVLQSQILCIADRLERFIDRDIYILHQNEDLISRISSLSNEQISPVVIDLLKSVAVREDFWLDIASPRLYAILLRNAPCRGVEIELDQLIVISEFVRNLIDFRSEFTITHSAGVSAAASAIADLFGLTELEIELMKVAGNLHDLGKVAIPNAILEKPDKLTDEEFAVMRQHTYLTHTVLSSIGGIQQITEWGAFHHEKLDGAGYPFHLDAKKINTGSRIVAVADIFTALAEDRPYRKGMNKEGVMSVLKDWGAKNLLDKNIVSLVDGHYEQIHWLTSEAQKKANDTYRQIY, encoded by the coding sequence ATGCATCGGGATATAAATGTAAATTTGTTGAACTTGGTATTGTCTTTGTCCGATGCCTTGGACCTTGCTGGTCCCGAGATTTCTCAACATCAGATTCGAACTGCGTTCATCGTCTGGGAACTGGGGCGCACCGCCAACATGCGGTCTGAACTCCTGGAACAACTGTTTATCTCCGCTTTGTTCCATGACATAGGCGCGTTATCACCAGATGAAAAGATAGCCATTCATAAGGATAAGGTTGCAGATCTGGAAGCTCATTGCATTCGCGGGCAGCGTCTCCTTGAAATTGTGCCAATGTTCAGGCCATGCGCAGGCATTGTCAGATTTCACCATCGAGTGTGGCCTGATTGGGATAAGCCAATAGAAACGGATCTGGTTCTACAATCCCAGATACTTTGTATAGCGGACAGACTTGAACGGTTTATCGATCGAGACATATACATTTTACATCAAAACGAAGATCTTATTTCAAGGATATCGTCTCTTTCAAATGAACAAATCAGCCCCGTAGTGATTGATTTGTTGAAGTCCGTCGCTGTCAGGGAGGACTTCTGGCTTGATATCGCATCGCCAAGACTTTACGCAATTTTACTGCGCAATGCGCCGTGTAGAGGGGTAGAGATTGAACTTGATCAGCTTATAGTGATATCCGAGTTCGTAAGAAACTTGATCGATTTCCGATCTGAATTTACGATCACGCATTCCGCAGGCGTATCTGCGGCGGCCTCCGCGATTGCTGATTTGTTCGGGCTCACAGAACTGGAAATTGAGCTAATGAAAGTCGCCGGAAATCTGCATGATTTAGGGAAAGTGGCCATCCCAAACGCCATCCTGGAAAAACCGGACAAGCTTACGGACGAAGAATTTGCAGTGATGCGACAACACACGTATCTTACCCATACTGTCCTCAGTAGTATAGGCGGAATACAACAGATTACGGAGTGGGGGGCTTTCCATCACGAGAAGCTCGACGGTGCCGGTTATCCTTTCCATCTAGACGCTAAAAAGATTAATACTGGATCTCGAATAGTGGCGGTTGCGGACATTTTCACAGCTCTCGCTGAAGACCGCCCTTACAGAAAAGGCATGAATAAAGAGGGGGTCATGTCAGTATTGAAAGATTGGGGAGCCAAAAACCTTTTGGATAAGAATATCGTCAGCCTCGTTGATGGTCACTATGAACAGATTCATTGGCTGACAAGTGAGGCGCAAAAGAAAGCTAACGACACTTATCGTCAAATCTACTGA
- the fdhF gene encoding formate dehydrogenase subunit alpha: protein MDYKLVRTTCPYCGCGCEMMLEVANGKLIGTIPSKNSPMNQGKLCIKGWTAHEFVHSPERLTTPLIRKDGLLTEVSWDEALDYTATRLAEIRDTHGGDSLAFLTSARCTNEENYLMQKLCRAGFGTNHVDHCARLUHAPTVAGLAAAFGSGAMTNSIPEIEDANCVFLIGSNTTEAHPLVSHRVFRAKLNGATLIVVDPRKIQLTLQADIHIRIRFGTDVAFINGLMSAIIANNWHNQSFVDERTEGFEGLREHLKKYPLEKASEICGVPVEDMVRVAKIYATSERSTILYTLGITEHSHGVDNVKSLGNLAMLTGQIGRPSTGVNPLRGQNNVQGACDMGGLPNVYPGYQVVTDDTVRSKFESAWNAKLSNKVGYTIPEMMDRLLDGSVKAMFILGENSVMSDPDTHHVRHALSSAEFLVVQDIFRTETAELAHVVLPGACWAEKDGTFSNTERKMQRVRKAVDPPEGAIPDWKVICELGTRLGVSMSYYSPEEIYDEMTSLSPAFAGINYQRLEAGGIQWPCPSPDHKGTPFLHQGRFTRGKGLFHVIDYRPNEELPDADFPFLLTTGRRFAHYHTRTMTGRCPSLHKEFPTPRAQINYLDAERFGLKEGDVVKITSRRGDLTTPVQPGDIVPEGAIFMDFHFREANPNVLLGTSLDPVSKTPDYKVCAVKLEKASR from the coding sequence ATGGATTACAAACTCGTCAGGACAACCTGTCCATACTGTGGGTGCGGCTGCGAGATGATGCTCGAAGTCGCGAATGGTAAACTCATCGGGACAATTCCGTCGAAAAACAGCCCTATGAATCAGGGGAAGCTTTGCATCAAGGGTTGGACTGCTCATGAATTTGTTCACAGCCCTGAAAGGCTGACAACACCACTGATACGTAAAGATGGCCTTTTAACAGAGGTCTCGTGGGATGAGGCGCTCGATTACACCGCCACCAGGCTTGCCGAAATCCGGGATACTCATGGAGGCGATAGCCTGGCTTTTTTGACCTCGGCCCGCTGCACAAACGAAGAGAATTACCTGATGCAGAAACTCTGTAGGGCCGGTTTTGGGACTAACCATGTAGATCACTGCGCCCGTCTTTGACACGCTCCCACAGTGGCAGGTCTTGCCGCTGCTTTCGGGAGTGGAGCGATGACCAACTCAATACCAGAAATCGAGGACGCTAACTGCGTATTTCTGATTGGCTCAAACACCACAGAAGCCCATCCACTCGTTTCTCACAGGGTTTTCCGCGCCAAATTGAATGGCGCTACATTGATTGTGGTCGACCCGAGAAAAATCCAACTGACTTTGCAAGCCGATATCCATATAAGGATAAGATTTGGAACTGATGTCGCTTTTATTAACGGTCTGATGAGCGCCATCATCGCTAACAACTGGCATAATCAGAGCTTTGTGGATGAACGAACGGAAGGGTTTGAAGGACTGAGGGAACATCTCAAGAAATATCCATTGGAAAAAGCTTCCGAGATTTGTGGAGTACCGGTAGAAGACATGGTAAGAGTCGCTAAAATTTACGCGACATCTGAACGTTCTACGATACTTTATACCCTTGGTATTACAGAGCATTCACATGGCGTAGACAACGTCAAATCTTTAGGCAACCTAGCTATGCTGACCGGCCAGATTGGTCGACCATCCACAGGCGTCAATCCGCTCAGAGGACAAAATAACGTCCAGGGAGCATGCGACATGGGTGGACTGCCAAATGTCTATCCCGGATATCAGGTGGTAACTGACGACACTGTCCGATCAAAATTCGAGAGCGCATGGAACGCCAAATTATCGAATAAGGTTGGTTATACAATCCCCGAGATGATGGACCGTTTGCTGGATGGCTCAGTAAAGGCCATGTTCATCCTGGGCGAAAACTCTGTAATGAGCGACCCGGACACGCATCATGTTCGTCATGCTCTAAGTTCCGCCGAATTTCTTGTGGTTCAGGATATCTTTAGAACTGAGACGGCTGAGCTTGCTCATGTGGTACTCCCTGGGGCTTGTTGGGCAGAGAAGGATGGCACATTTTCGAACACGGAAAGAAAAATGCAACGGGTAAGAAAGGCTGTTGATCCACCTGAGGGCGCTATCCCCGACTGGAAAGTTATTTGCGAGTTAGGAACTCGCCTCGGGGTTTCAATGTCATACTATTCCCCTGAAGAGATTTACGATGAAATGACCAGCCTGTCTCCCGCATTCGCTGGAATCAATTATCAGAGACTCGAAGCCGGCGGAATCCAGTGGCCCTGTCCATCACCCGATCATAAGGGGACACCTTTTCTCCATCAGGGCAGGTTCACACGGGGTAAAGGACTATTCCATGTAATTGACTATCGGCCAAACGAGGAGTTGCCTGACGCTGATTTCCCTTTTCTGTTGACCACAGGTCGACGCTTCGCTCACTATCACACTCGGACAATGACAGGCAGGTGCCCGTCTCTTCATAAGGAATTTCCAACACCCCGGGCTCAGATTAATTATCTGGATGCGGAAAGATTTGGGCTTAAAGAAGGGGACGTAGTTAAGATCACATCTAGACGTGGTGATCTTACCACCCCTGTTCAACCCGGAGACATAGTGCCTGAAGGCGCAATCTTCATGGATTTTCATTTCAGGGAAGCGAACCCAAACGTCTTGTTGGGCACATCTCTGGATCCTGTTTCCAAAACTCCAGACTACAAGGTCTGCGCAGTCAAACTTGAAAAGGCTTCACGTTAG
- a CDS encoding efflux RND transporter periplasmic adaptor subunit, whose amino-acid sequence MDRKQFWALGSVVLVGVLVSIGILFSGRGVSSSIDSHGHENEHDHDEESPKGPHGGKLLSRGPFELELVIYEKGGPTHFRIYPSIGHKPLDPTQIAASVEIKRIGDRISNFEFKPLQDFLICEQELDEPHSFEVKVSAQWNGERFDWEFAQYEGRLTIPSEIIDKMSVQATEAGPKNLETYMALPGEIALNTDKVSRIVPRVSGLILDTTKNLGDTVSKDEIIAIIDSRELGEAKSAYLVALEREKLARYNFERSQQLWKKETVPEKEFLTAKKTYLEEKIGLTAATRKLFAMGLKEQEILDLEKGSLSELTHYPIRAAFEGTVVKKRLSKGEWLKDDSEIFVIADLSTVWVEISVYPNDLERVHIGQKAVVKSASSNLESTGEVSYVGSVVGEDSRTAKARVVISNTEGKWRPGLFVKVKLLTDQSDVPVAVKAEAIHSFQNRSVVFVKYGAQFEARPLDLGRTDGQYTEVIKGLSAGENYVFRNSFILKSELGKAGMSHQH is encoded by the coding sequence ATGGATAGGAAACAATTCTGGGCCCTGGGATCAGTCGTATTGGTCGGAGTCTTGGTCTCTATCGGTATATTATTTTCCGGCAGAGGGGTTTCGAGTTCAATCGATTCACATGGGCATGAAAATGAACATGATCATGACGAGGAATCTCCCAAGGGCCCGCATGGAGGAAAATTACTGAGCAGAGGTCCCTTTGAACTTGAACTCGTAATTTATGAAAAAGGTGGGCCTACACATTTCCGGATCTATCCTTCAATCGGTCATAAACCGTTGGATCCGACACAGATCGCCGCCTCTGTAGAAATAAAACGCATTGGTGACAGAATATCTAACTTTGAATTCAAACCTCTACAGGATTTTCTAATTTGTGAACAGGAACTGGATGAGCCTCATTCCTTTGAGGTCAAAGTGTCGGCTCAATGGAACGGTGAAAGGTTCGATTGGGAATTCGCCCAATACGAGGGGCGTCTGACAATACCTTCCGAAATAATCGACAAGATGTCTGTCCAGGCTACGGAAGCGGGCCCCAAGAATCTGGAAACTTATATGGCGCTTCCAGGAGAAATCGCTCTGAACACGGATAAGGTGTCCAGAATAGTTCCCAGAGTTTCCGGATTAATTCTCGACACAACAAAAAACCTCGGAGACACCGTAAGCAAAGATGAGATCATAGCGATAATAGACAGCAGAGAGCTTGGCGAGGCCAAAAGCGCATACCTTGTGGCGCTTGAGCGTGAAAAACTCGCAAGATACAACTTTGAAAGATCTCAGCAGCTTTGGAAAAAGGAGACAGTGCCGGAAAAAGAGTTCTTGACTGCGAAAAAGACCTATTTGGAAGAAAAGATAGGACTCACAGCGGCGACACGTAAATTGTTCGCTATGGGCCTTAAAGAGCAGGAAATTTTGGACCTGGAAAAAGGCTCTCTTTCTGAACTCACGCATTATCCGATTCGGGCGGCGTTTGAAGGGACGGTTGTTAAAAAGCGACTATCAAAAGGCGAATGGCTTAAAGATGACTCGGAAATATTCGTTATTGCAGATCTTTCTACAGTTTGGGTGGAAATTAGCGTTTACCCCAATGATCTCGAACGTGTCCACATCGGGCAAAAAGCTGTAGTCAAATCAGCGTCATCCAATTTGGAGTCAACAGGGGAAGTTTCCTATGTCGGGTCAGTGGTAGGAGAAGACAGTCGCACCGCAAAAGCAAGAGTTGTAATTTCAAATACAGAAGGCAAGTGGCGGCCCGGTTTGTTTGTCAAGGTAAAGTTACTGACCGATCAGTCTGATGTCCCTGTCGCAGTAAAAGCGGAGGCTATTCACAGCTTTCAAAATCGCTCCGTCGTTTTCGTCAAATATGGCGCCCAGTTTGAGGCCCGACCGTTGGACCTGGGACGGACTGACGGTCAATACACGGAAGTGATCAAAGGGCTCTCGGCGGGAGAGAATTACGTATTCCGCAATAGCTTCATCCTCAAATCAGAACTTGGGAAAGCCGGTATGTCTCATCAACACTAG
- a CDS encoding sigma 54-interacting transcriptional regulator: MDRVKRVLIVDDDPRNRNLITNFLEAIGHSAESAADGFEALEKLKSGFDLVLLDVMMPGIDGFEVARRIRKNDQFGDIPILMVTVLDDKESRLRAVEAGVNDFVAKPIDRLELSVRLESLLKMKEAQDEIKRHRAELEATVERRTSDLLESERRFKTLFEAAQDCIFIKDQDLRYIDVNAASVDLLQMSRSEIIGKTDEELFGVGYGLSSEDRESRVLQGQTIESQESFVWKSQPITLDFIRFPLRDSSGKMSGICGIARELRNTPSTLCGEPPNAAEYQSEAMRSTLAKADIAAETSSIILLTGETGSGKDHLARYIHDRSSRSGGPFYSVNCAAIPEELAESELFGHEAGAYTGAVRKKRGMLELAEGGTLLLNEIGELSPLMQAKLLTFLDTFSFTRVGGEKNITVNTRPIAATNRKLSNEVAEGRFRKDLFYRLNVLSINVPSLRERQQDIQTIANQILVCLCNDMQFPSVPKINFDAMNVLCSYSWPGNVRELRNVLERALIISRGNTIRIGHLGITDTTLPTARERPGVLSGRSLYDVIGDTERFLIEDALVRANGKKHEAARLLGISRFALVRHMIKLGLIER; encoded by the coding sequence ATGGACCGTGTAAAACGCGTCCTGATAGTTGATGACGACCCAAGGAACAGAAATCTCATCACCAATTTTCTGGAGGCGATCGGCCATTCTGCGGAATCAGCGGCTGATGGCTTTGAAGCGCTTGAAAAGTTGAAATCCGGGTTCGATCTCGTTCTTTTGGATGTCATGATGCCGGGCATAGATGGGTTCGAAGTGGCCCGCCGTATAAGGAAAAACGACCAATTCGGCGACATTCCTATCCTTATGGTGACAGTGCTCGATGATAAAGAAAGCCGGCTTCGCGCTGTAGAGGCTGGAGTCAATGATTTCGTCGCCAAGCCTATCGATCGGCTGGAACTTAGCGTCCGCCTGGAATCTCTCCTTAAAATGAAGGAAGCTCAAGACGAGATCAAGCGCCATAGGGCCGAACTCGAGGCAACAGTTGAAAGACGCACGTCTGATCTTCTGGAAAGTGAGAGAAGATTCAAAACATTGTTTGAGGCTGCTCAAGACTGCATATTCATAAAAGACCAAGATCTTAGATACATCGATGTAAACGCCGCTTCCGTCGATCTCCTACAGATGAGCCGTTCCGAAATCATCGGAAAAACCGACGAGGAATTATTCGGGGTCGGCTATGGTTTGTCATCAGAGGACAGAGAGTCCAGAGTACTGCAAGGACAAACGATAGAAAGCCAGGAGAGTTTCGTATGGAAATCGCAGCCTATAACATTGGACTTTATCCGATTTCCTCTTCGGGATTCGTCTGGAAAAATGTCAGGCATTTGCGGAATTGCCAGAGAATTGCGCAATACCCCTTCGACTCTCTGCGGCGAACCTCCAAACGCCGCAGAATATCAATCTGAAGCTATGCGCTCTACCCTTGCAAAAGCTGATATCGCCGCAGAAACATCCAGTATAATACTCTTGACCGGAGAGACAGGTAGTGGCAAAGACCACCTCGCCCGCTACATACATGATCGATCATCCCGAAGCGGCGGCCCATTTTATTCCGTCAACTGCGCCGCCATCCCCGAAGAATTAGCTGAATCTGAACTTTTTGGGCATGAGGCGGGCGCATACACTGGAGCGGTACGCAAAAAACGAGGAATGCTTGAATTGGCTGAGGGGGGAACGCTCCTCCTCAATGAGATAGGAGAGTTGTCTCCTCTGATGCAAGCTAAATTACTGACTTTTTTGGACACATTCTCGTTCACCCGGGTGGGAGGAGAAAAAAATATCACCGTCAACACAAGACCTATAGCGGCTACCAACCGGAAACTCTCTAATGAAGTCGCTGAGGGTCGTTTCCGTAAAGATCTTTTCTATAGGCTTAATGTCCTGAGTATAAATGTGCCGTCACTTCGTGAAAGACAACAAGATATACAGACAATCGCAAATCAGATTCTTGTCTGTCTCTGTAATGACATGCAGTTTCCATCTGTCCCCAAAATAAATTTCGACGCTATGAATGTTCTATGCTCGTACTCCTGGCCCGGGAACGTTAGGGAGTTGCGTAACGTCCTGGAACGCGCTCTTATCATATCGAGGGGCAATACTATCCGTATCGGTCACTTGGGCATTACAGACACGACATTGCCTACGGCTCGGGAAAGACCTGGTGTTCTATCGGGACGCTCACTTTATGATGTTATTGGAGATACGGAAAGATTCCTTATTGAGGATGCCCTCGTTCGCGCTAACGGCAAAAAACATGAAGCTGCGCGGCTTCTTGGTATATCTAGATTCGCCCTGGTTAGACACATGATCAAATTAGGCCTGATCGAGCGATAA
- a CDS encoding HAMP domain-containing sensor histidine kinase: protein MGIALSAGEQNMDEKSAESMRLAEELNKALALVAQMRAHAESAKIARSEFLSNMSHELRTPLNVIIGFSELLREKCRCNLNEEQLDYVREIYVAGLHLLQLVDDILDLAKVRSRQIDLTITSVNLNKLMESCLTETRNRTIGRGVSLELEISDDLFQQEILADRYRLKQILMNLLSNAVKFTPNGGRVLLKAQKIEEAIQIDVFDTGIGIKCDDKFRVFEEFEQIDSTLSRRAQGTGVGLALVRRLVELQGGHIWVESDGENKGSVFTFVIPFLAPSKPKKVHAQQGPIVSQAQQALA, encoded by the coding sequence ATGGGCATTGCATTGTCTGCTGGGGAACAGAATATGGATGAAAAATCGGCTGAATCGATGCGTCTTGCCGAGGAGCTAAACAAGGCCTTAGCTCTGGTGGCTCAAATGAGAGCCCACGCAGAATCTGCGAAAATAGCCAGGAGTGAATTCCTCTCGAACATGAGTCACGAGTTGCGCACACCACTCAACGTGATCATTGGTTTCTCAGAACTGTTAAGAGAGAAGTGTCGCTGCAATTTAAACGAGGAGCAGCTAGATTACGTAAGAGAGATTTATGTCGCTGGACTCCATTTGCTTCAATTGGTCGATGACATACTGGACCTCGCAAAAGTCCGATCACGTCAGATAGACTTGACAATCACATCTGTGAACCTGAATAAATTGATGGAAAGTTGTCTGACTGAGACGAGGAATAGGACCATTGGGAGAGGCGTTTCCCTGGAATTGGAAATATCGGACGATCTCTTTCAGCAAGAAATACTGGCGGACCGCTACAGATTGAAACAGATTCTGATGAATCTGCTTTCGAACGCAGTAAAATTTACTCCAAATGGCGGACGTGTTCTGCTCAAAGCCCAAAAAATTGAAGAGGCGATTCAAATTGATGTTTTCGACACTGGGATCGGGATAAAGTGTGACGACAAATTCCGGGTCTTTGAAGAATTTGAGCAGATTGACTCAACTCTGTCGCGCCGGGCGCAGGGAACCGGCGTCGGCCTGGCTCTGGTTCGCCGGCTTGTTGAGCTTCAGGGGGGACACATTTGGGTTGAGAGCGATGGTGAAAACAAGGGTAGCGTGTTCACATTTGTCATCCCCTTTCTGGCGCCAAGCAAGCCGAAAAAGGTCCACGCCCAACAAGGCCCAATTGTCTCACAGGCTCAACAAGCTCTGGCGTAA
- a CDS encoding CusA/CzcA family heavy metal efflux RND transporter, whose protein sequence is MIAEILKFSIKHRWIMLAFTSVMACVGVYNLFRLNIDAVPDITNVQVQVTAQGKGLSALEIEQRITYPLETGMAGLPSLVKTRSLSQYGIALITVIFEDGTDVYFARRLVSERIQEVRGKLPPGVEPMMGPISTGLGEIFMWTVEANPSATKADGSSYTLTDLRTIQDWIIRPQLRNTHGVTEINTIGGFEKQFHVTPDPYKLISNGLTFSDVTRALRSNNENIGAGYIESEAGQWLVRVPGQVSGLEDIGNIIVKNVRGVPILIKDVSEVHLGKELRTGAATKDGQETVLGTVFMLMGENSRVVAQRVQQKLEEINKTLPDGVYARPVYNRTTLVDKTIDTVKKSLTEGAALVIVVLFLFLGNVRAALITASVIPLSMLFTATGMVQSKLSANLMSLGAIDFGIIVDGAVVIVENCARKLTEAQQNATRLLSNKERISIIWEASQEVRKPMLFGEIIIMVVYLPILSLTGVEGKMFTPMALTVLLALTGALILSFTYVPAAVSIFLSGKKVDKENILSRWAKIIYLPLIKFALKYRITVVMSAFTLVFVSGLAATQMGREFIPSLDEGDIAIHSLRVPETSLSQAIQLQSLISTAIIENFPQVETIVGRSGTSEIATEPHPPSIGDKTIILKPRSQWPDPLLPKLELVKQMEEVTNRLPGSNLEFSQPIRMRFNHLLAGVMSDVAIKVFGDDMGVMLEKAEEASKELKEIKGASHVRVEPVTGLPILTVTMKRPEMARYGLNASDVQDIVEIAIGGKEAGLVFEGDRRFNIVVRLPEDLRTNVDELKRLPIPLPRQEMNAGSLTGSVVIPEETKSRYFVTLDSVAEIAIVKGPNQISREDGKRRVVVTANVRDRDLGSFVEESQKEIAKTVKLPPGYWITWGGEFEQLISAAKRLEIVVPVSLFFVFALLLSALGSVKYALMVFTGVPLALTGGLAGLWIRDIPFSISAAVGFIALSGVAVLNGLVMITFINKLRDEGVGVEEAIIKGAVTRLRPVLMTALVASLGFVPMAIASGTGAEVQRPLATVVIGGLVSSTVLTLLVLPALYGLVENWSASKNSLISSKT, encoded by the coding sequence ATGATTGCAGAAATTCTAAAATTTTCGATCAAACATCGCTGGATCATGCTTGCCTTTACTTCTGTGATGGCATGTGTGGGAGTATACAATCTTTTCCGATTAAATATCGACGCTGTTCCGGATATCACCAACGTACAAGTACAAGTCACGGCCCAAGGTAAGGGTCTCTCGGCCCTGGAGATAGAGCAGAGAATAACCTATCCCTTGGAGACAGGCATGGCCGGTTTGCCTAGCCTGGTGAAAACCCGCTCGTTATCTCAATACGGCATAGCTTTGATCACCGTGATTTTCGAGGACGGGACTGACGTCTATTTTGCGAGACGCCTGGTAAGTGAACGGATTCAGGAAGTTAGAGGCAAGCTCCCTCCGGGTGTCGAACCAATGATGGGCCCAATCTCTACAGGTTTGGGCGAGATCTTTATGTGGACAGTTGAGGCCAACCCATCAGCGACAAAAGCAGACGGTAGTTCTTATACTCTGACTGATCTACGAACAATTCAGGACTGGATCATTCGTCCCCAGCTAAGAAATACTCATGGAGTAACTGAAATAAATACAATAGGCGGTTTTGAAAAACAGTTTCATGTTACCCCGGATCCTTACAAATTAATCTCAAATGGCTTGACTTTTTCGGACGTTACCAGGGCTTTGAGGTCGAACAACGAAAACATTGGAGCTGGTTACATAGAGAGTGAGGCAGGGCAGTGGCTGGTAAGGGTACCAGGCCAAGTGTCCGGACTCGAAGACATAGGTAATATTATAGTCAAAAATGTCAGGGGCGTCCCTATTTTGATTAAGGATGTATCCGAAGTTCATTTGGGGAAGGAACTCCGAACGGGCGCGGCCACAAAGGACGGACAGGAAACAGTTCTAGGGACTGTATTCATGCTGATGGGAGAAAATAGCAGGGTCGTGGCTCAGCGAGTCCAGCAAAAGCTTGAAGAAATAAATAAAACTCTTCCTGATGGTGTGTATGCGCGTCCGGTTTATAATCGAACTACACTCGTAGACAAGACTATAGACACCGTTAAAAAAAGCCTGACTGAAGGAGCTGCTCTTGTCATTGTTGTGCTGTTTCTTTTTTTGGGAAATGTGCGGGCCGCTCTGATCACGGCATCGGTCATACCGCTTTCAATGTTGTTCACCGCAACCGGTATGGTTCAAAGCAAATTGAGCGCAAATCTGATGAGTCTTGGAGCCATAGATTTTGGAATCATTGTTGACGGAGCAGTTGTAATAGTTGAAAACTGCGCCCGGAAATTAACCGAAGCCCAACAGAATGCGACTCGCCTTCTTTCCAACAAAGAAAGAATCAGCATTATCTGGGAAGCGTCACAGGAAGTCAGAAAACCGATGTTATTCGGGGAAATCATCATAATGGTGGTTTATCTGCCGATTCTTAGCTTGACCGGGGTGGAAGGCAAGATGTTCACTCCTATGGCGTTGACAGTGTTGCTCGCCCTGACAGGAGCGTTAATACTTTCATTCACTTATGTGCCAGCCGCTGTTTCGATATTTCTTTCAGGTAAAAAGGTTGATAAAGAGAACATACTGAGCCGTTGGGCAAAGATCATTTATCTTCCATTAATCAAATTCGCCCTCAAATATCGTATCACAGTCGTCATGTCGGCTTTTACGCTCGTTTTTGTCAGCGGCCTCGCCGCTACCCAGATGGGGAGGGAATTTATCCCAAGCCTGGACGAGGGTGACATCGCCATTCATAGTCTTCGTGTTCCCGAAACAAGTTTGTCCCAGGCTATTCAACTTCAATCGTTAATATCCACAGCCATTATCGAGAATTTCCCGCAGGTTGAAACGATCGTCGGTCGATCCGGAACGTCGGAAATAGCCACAGAACCTCATCCACCAAGCATTGGGGATAAAACGATAATTCTTAAACCTCGTTCCCAATGGCCGGATCCCCTGCTTCCCAAATTAGAACTGGTCAAACAGATGGAAGAGGTCACTAATAGACTGCCGGGGAGCAATCTGGAGTTCAGCCAGCCCATTCGAATGCGCTTTAACCACTTGTTGGCCGGAGTTATGAGCGATGTGGCGATCAAGGTTTTTGGTGACGACATGGGCGTAATGCTTGAAAAGGCGGAAGAAGCCTCCAAGGAACTCAAAGAGATCAAGGGAGCCTCACATGTCAGGGTAGAGCCTGTGACGGGTTTGCCGATACTTACTGTCACAATGAAAAGACCTGAGATGGCCAGATACGGGCTGAACGCATCCGATGTTCAGGATATAGTGGAAATTGCAATCGGTGGAAAAGAAGCCGGCTTGGTCTTTGAGGGAGACCGGCGATTCAACATTGTAGTTAGACTGCCTGAAGATTTGAGAACTAATGTGGATGAACTCAAGCGGTTACCTATACCATTGCCCCGCCAGGAAATGAATGCTGGATCCTTGACAGGATCAGTTGTGATTCCGGAAGAAACCAAGTCACGATACTTTGTCACTTTAGATTCGGTCGCCGAAATTGCTATCGTGAAAGGCCCCAATCAGATTAGCAGGGAAGACGGGAAACGAAGAGTTGTGGTCACGGCTAACGTTAGAGACCGGGATCTTGGATCATTCGTTGAGGAGTCCCAAAAGGAAATCGCCAAAACTGTAAAGCTGCCGCCCGGTTATTGGATCACTTGGGGAGGCGAGTTTGAACAGCTTATTTCAGCCGCCAAACGTTTGGAGATAGTGGTTCCTGTGTCGTTGTTTTTTGTTTTTGCCCTTCTACTTAGCGCACTTGGTTCCGTTAAATATGCATTAATGGTTTTCACAGGGGTTCCTCTAGCCTTGACAGGAGGATTGGCCGGCCTATGGATAAGGGATATCCCTTTTTCAATTTCTGCGGCTGTCGGTTTCATTGCGCTCTCAGGGGTAGCCGTCCTGAATGGACTCGTGATGATCACATTTATAAACAAGCTCCGAGATGAGGGGGTTGGGGTTGAAGAAGCCATTATTAAGGGCGCAGTCACAAGACTCAGACCTGTGTTAATGACGGCGTTAGTCGCATCACTTGGCTTCGTGCCCATGGCAATTGCTTCAGGAACTGGAGCGGAGGTACAAAGACCACTTGCGACTGTAGTGATTGGCGGGTTGGTTTCGAGTACGGTATTGACCCTGCTGGTCTTGCCGGCCCTATACGGACTTGTGGAAAATTGGTCCGCTTCAAAAAATTCTCTTATATCATCAAAAACTTAA